A region of the Rhizobium binae genome:
ATCATATCGGCCACCGTGCTCGGCTATGCGCTGTTCAACGATTTCCCGAGTTTTTCCAAGTGGATCGGCATCTACATCATCGTTGCATCGGGCCTTTTCATCATCTGGCGCGAGCGGCAGCAGCACAATCGCTAAAATCCTCCTGATTTCGGGAATGTCGGGTTAACGCCTCTTCTTGAGGGATCGTCAATTCGCAGGCGATAAAACTGTCTCCGGCTTCATGATGAAGCCTGGAGTTAAAACATGAGCGAATTCCGTCTCGCTTTTCCGGCCTGTGTCGTGGCCGGCAAGCATCGGCTGGCGGCCGAAGATATCGCATTACTGCGCAAACATGCTTTTCCTGAGGGAATCCGGACATCCCAGGATGTCGTGGCGATGTTGGCGCTCAACAATTCCTGTCCTGAAAAATGTGCCGAGTGGAACGCTTTCTTCGTGGAGCAGCTCGCCGGTTTCATCGTCAACCACACCTATCCGCAGGGCTCGTTGGATGAAATCAGCGTTGCCTGGATCATGCGCATGTTCACCACCGATGGCGTCGTCAACTCGGCGCTGGAGCTCGAGCTCATTCTCCACGTCATGGAGATTTCGGCCGATGTCCCGGGTGAACTGCGGGCGCTTGCCCTCGACCAGTTGCGCCTGGCGATCACCGACGGCATCGGCGGCTACAAGCTGTCGCGCGCCGCCGACAGAAGGAGCATAACCCGCCAGGACGTCGACTTTACGATGCGCATCTTCAGAAACATCGCCGCAGGCGGCGTCATTGTCGTGTCTCCGGCCGAATATGGTGTCTTTCAGCAGATCGAGCAGGCAACCCTGGCGGCCGCCAACCATCCGCATTGGGCCGGCATCATGGCTGCCGTCGAACTGCGCGATCGTCCCGAGCCACGCCGCAGCCGCTGGCTTCGCATCGTCGACGAAGAACCGGTTGTCGAAGCTACCTTCGCCTGAGCTTTCTCAAGCCCGATTGTGCGTTCCGGTGTTTTATGCGTAAAACTCCGGAACGCATTTCTGGGTGGAGTCTCGATGTTCAAGAAAATCCTGATCGCGAATCGCGGCGAGATTGCCTGCCGCGTGATCAAGACCGCGCGCCGCATGGGCATTTCGACCGTTGCGGTCTATTCGGATGCGGATCGGGATGCGTTGCATGTCGAGATGGCCGACGAGGCCGTGCATATCGGCCCCGCTGCAGCCTCGGAAAGTTATCTGGTCGCCGAAAACATCATCGCCGCCTGCAAGGCGATGAGCGCCGAGGCGGTGCATCCCGGCTACGGTTTTCTTTCCGAGCGAGCCTCCTTCTGCGCCGAACTGGAAAAACAAGGCGTCGTCTTCATCGGCCCGAAGCCGAAGGCAATCATGGCGATGGGCGACAAGATCGAATCGAAGAAATTCGCCAATGCCGCCGGCGTCTCCACCGTGCCCGGCCATCTCGGCATCATCGAGGATGCCGCCCATGCGGAAACGATCGCTGGCGCAATCGGCTATCCCGTCATGATCAAGGCCTCGGCCGGCGGTGGCGGCAAGGGCATGCGCATCGCCTGGAACAAGGCCGAGGTTCGCGACGGCTTCGAGCGCGCCCGCTCGGAGGCGAAAAGTTCCTTCGGAGACGACCGCGTCTTCATCGAGAAATTCGTCGTCGAGCCGCGCCATATCGAGATCCAGGTGCTGGCCGATGCGCATGGCAAGGTCGTCTATCTCGGCGAACGCGAATGCTCGATTCAGCGGCGCAACCAGAAAGTGGCCGAAGAGGCACCCTCGCCTTTCCTCGACGAAAACACCCGCAAGGCCATGGGCGAACAATCGGTGGCGCTGGCCAAAGCCGTCGAATATCAGAGCGCCGGCACCGTCGAATTCATCGTCGACCGCGACCGCAACTTCTATTTCCTCGAAATGAACACCCGCCTGCAGGTCGAGCACCCCGTCACCGAACTCGTCACCGGCATCGATCTCGTCGAACAAATGATCCGGGTCGCTGCCGGCGAGCCGCTCAGCTTCGAGCAGGCGGATGTCCGCCTCGACGGCTGGGCGATCGAAAGCCGGCTCTATGCCGAAGACCCATACCGCAACTTCCTGCCTTCGATCGGCCGCCTGACGCGCTACCGCCCGCCGGCGGAAGGCCGGATTGGCAATGTCGTCATCCGCAACGATACCGGCGTCTTCGAGGGTGCGGAGATCTCGATGTATTACGACCCGATGATCGCCAAGCTCTGCACCTGGGCGCCGACGCGCGGCGAGGCCATCGACGCCATGGGCCGGGCGCTTGACGGTTTCGTCGTCGATGGGATCGAACACAATGTCCCCTTCCTGTCGGCGCTGATGAAACATCCCCGCTGGCGCGAGGGCCGGCTTTCCACCGGTTTCATCGCCGAGGAATATCCTGACGGCTTCGCACCGATGAAGCCGGACAGCCAGGAGGAAGCAACGCTTGCCGCGATTGCGCTGTCGGCTTCGTTGATCGAGACGAACCGCCGCGAAGATTTTGCCGATCGCCTGCGCGCCGCATCCGGCACGCTGCGTGAGCATTGGGTGGTCAAAACAGACGAAAACTACGTCAATGTCAGATTGCTCGACGGCCTCGTCACCATCCCCTTCGCTATGGACATGGCGGTAGAGGGCGAAAACCGGAGCGTTGTCACCGACTGGCGACCGGGAGATCCGGTCTGGGGCGGCAAGGTCGGCGGCCGGGATATTACTGCCCAGATCCGTCCCGTTCTCAACGGCCTGCGCATTGACTGGCAGGGGCTGTCCGTCACCGCCAAGGTCTTTTCGCCGCGCCATGCTGAACTGGATAAGCTGATGCCGGTAAAGTTGCCGCCCGATACGTCGAAGCTCCTCCTTTGCCCGATGCCCGGCCTCGTCGTGTCCATTGCGGTCGCCGAGGGCCAGGAGGTCAAGGCCGGCGAGACGCTTGCGATCGTCGAGGCGATGAAGATGGAAAATGTCTTGCGCGCCGACCGCGATCTGGTGGTCGCGAAGATCAAAGCCGCGGCCGGTGAAAGCCTTGCCGTCGATGCGGTGATCATGGAGTTCGCTTGAGTGAGATGGCCGACCTTGAACTGATGCAATTCGGACTTCTGCTCGCAGCGTGAAACTCGTTTTGAATTTGCTCAAGAACTGGAAATTGAAACTGCGAACGGGAAGCTGAAAACGGCTTTCCGCCATTTCACCGCAATTGCAGACGGAGAGGTCATGATCTCCAACTCGGATTTTGGCACCACGGCGGGCGTGGCAGTCTTCTTTTCGATACAGGCTGGGCGAGCGACAACGAGACTATCGACATGGTCGTGACGATTGGTCGGGAGGTGGGACTTAATGCGTCCGGGCGAATCCACGTTCACTCGACCGAGCCGCAGCAGCCTCCGCTAGACGCTCCTCATGCGTACGGCTTGAACTTTCATCAGTACGTTCGCGAAATTTAGGCGGATTCCCGAAATGGGAGCAGCTATTTCCTCGCTTGAAGTCAGCCGTCCCGTCGTACATATACGGAAAACCTAGACCTCAGCACTCCGGCGAGGCAGCTAAACGTGGATTCTATTCATGGCTTCGACGGCTTACACGACCGACCTCAGGGGGTTCGATGAGTTCTCGGCGCGGGAACTCTATGATCTTCTGAGAATGCGCGTCGACGTTTTCGTCGTCGAGCAAAGCTGCCCCTATCCGGAGCTCGACGGCAAGGATGTCGACGCCCTGCATCTACGGCTGATGGAGAGCGGCAAACTCTTGGCTTCAGCACGGATTCTGAAACCGCACGAGCCGCAGGAACCCTCAAAGATCGGTCGCGTCGTCGTCTCGCCCGCCCATCGCGGCAGGCGGCTGGGCGATGCTTTGATGAGCGAAGCGATCTCCGCTTGCGAGCGACTTTATCCGGAACGAGCGATCGCCTTGTCGGCGCAGGCCCACCTGCGTCGATTCTACGAAAGCTTCGGTTTCGTCGTGGCATCGGAGGAATATCTGGAAGACGGCATTCCTCATATCGATATGGTCCGCCAGCCCGCCGTCCAGCCGG
Encoded here:
- a CDS encoding acetyl-CoA carboxylase biotin carboxylase subunit, translated to MFKKILIANRGEIACRVIKTARRMGISTVAVYSDADRDALHVEMADEAVHIGPAAASESYLVAENIIAACKAMSAEAVHPGYGFLSERASFCAELEKQGVVFIGPKPKAIMAMGDKIESKKFANAAGVSTVPGHLGIIEDAAHAETIAGAIGYPVMIKASAGGGGKGMRIAWNKAEVRDGFERARSEAKSSFGDDRVFIEKFVVEPRHIEIQVLADAHGKVVYLGERECSIQRRNQKVAEEAPSPFLDENTRKAMGEQSVALAKAVEYQSAGTVEFIVDRDRNFYFLEMNTRLQVEHPVTELVTGIDLVEQMIRVAAGEPLSFEQADVRLDGWAIESRLYAEDPYRNFLPSIGRLTRYRPPAEGRIGNVVIRNDTGVFEGAEISMYYDPMIAKLCTWAPTRGEAIDAMGRALDGFVVDGIEHNVPFLSALMKHPRWREGRLSTGFIAEEYPDGFAPMKPDSQEEATLAAIALSASLIETNRREDFADRLRAASGTLREHWVVKTDENYVNVRLLDGLVTIPFAMDMAVEGENRSVVTDWRPGDPVWGGKVGGRDITAQIRPVLNGLRIDWQGLSVTAKVFSPRHAELDKLMPVKLPPDTSKLLLCPMPGLVVSIAVAEGQEVKAGETLAIVEAMKMENVLRADRDLVVAKIKAAAGESLAVDAVIMEFA
- a CDS encoding GNAT family N-acetyltransferase yields the protein MASTAYTTDLRGFDEFSARELYDLLRMRVDVFVVEQSCPYPELDGKDVDALHLRLMESGKLLASARILKPHEPQEPSKIGRVVVSPAHRGRRLGDALMSEAISACERLYPERAIALSAQAHLRRFYESFGFVVASEEYLEDGIPHIDMVRQPAVQPAGILS